The following proteins come from a genomic window of Nostoc sp. ATCC 53789:
- a CDS encoding deoxyribodipyrimidine photo-lyase, 8-HDF type, which translates to MSDLILFWHRRDLRISDNTGLAAAKRQSPKVVGVFCLDPHILERDDVATVRVTYMIGCLQKLQERYAQVGSQLLILHADPVQAIPALAKAINAKAVFWNWDVEPYSQERDRTIINALKEKGIEFLNQNWDQILNSPDEIRTGGNSPYTVYTPFWKNWIIKPKANPVETLQNVEGLTEAEQEIAKLAGSVTLPSAKDLGFIWDGELIIAPGEAAAQEKLEEFTYKAITEYQEQRNYPAVDGTSQLSAALKFGVIGIRTVWQATIEALENSRSEETAVNIRTWQQELAWREFYQHAMYNFPELADGAFRDTFKNFPWETNEEHFQAWCEGRTGYPIVDAAMRQMNESGWMHNRCRMIVASFLTKDLLINPQLGEKYFMQKLIDGDLSANNGGWQWSASSGMDPKPVRIFNPASQTQKFDPEGEYIRQWVSELRSVDTEYLVTGKIPPLERHAVGYPDPIVDHKIQQNQFKLRYQQQKNISGGE; encoded by the coding sequence ATGTCTGACTTAATTCTGTTTTGGCATCGGCGCGATTTACGCATTTCTGACAATACGGGGCTGGCTGCGGCAAAACGGCAAAGTCCAAAGGTGGTGGGCGTGTTTTGCCTCGATCCACATATTCTAGAACGGGATGATGTTGCTACTGTGAGAGTAACTTATATGATTGGCTGTTTGCAGAAACTCCAAGAGCGATATGCTCAAGTTGGTAGCCAGTTGTTAATACTCCACGCTGATCCTGTACAAGCTATACCAGCTTTAGCAAAGGCAATAAACGCCAAAGCTGTTTTTTGGAATTGGGATGTAGAACCTTATTCACAAGAACGCGATCGCACCATTATAAATGCCCTCAAAGAAAAAGGTATTGAGTTTCTTAATCAAAACTGGGATCAAATCCTCAATTCCCCAGATGAGATCCGCACAGGTGGTAACAGTCCATACACGGTTTATACCCCCTTCTGGAAAAATTGGATTATCAAACCGAAAGCGAACCCAGTTGAAACACTGCAAAATGTTGAGGGATTAACAGAAGCTGAACAAGAAATTGCCAAACTTGCGGGTTCTGTGACATTACCTTCAGCTAAAGATTTAGGGTTTATTTGGGATGGAGAATTGATTATTGCACCAGGAGAGGCGGCGGCGCAAGAAAAATTAGAAGAATTTACTTATAAAGCGATTACTGAATACCAAGAACAGCGAAATTACCCCGCAGTTGATGGCACATCACAACTGAGTGCAGCTTTAAAATTTGGGGTAATTGGCATTCGCACCGTTTGGCAAGCAACCATAGAAGCACTGGAAAATAGTCGTAGTGAGGAAACAGCAGTTAATATCCGCACATGGCAACAGGAATTAGCTTGGCGGGAGTTTTATCAACACGCAATGTATAACTTCCCGGAATTAGCCGATGGTGCTTTCCGCGACACCTTTAAGAACTTTCCTTGGGAAACTAATGAAGAACATTTCCAAGCTTGGTGTGAAGGAAGAACTGGCTACCCTATTGTGGATGCAGCAATGCGCCAGATGAATGAAAGTGGCTGGATGCACAACCGTTGTCGAATGATTGTTGCTAGTTTCCTCACTAAAGACTTGCTAATTAATCCCCAATTGGGAGAAAAATACTTTATGCAGAAGTTGATTGATGGAGATTTGTCTGCTAATAATGGCGGTTGGCAATGGAGTGCTTCTAGCGGTATGGACCCCAAACCTGTGCGGATTTTCAATCCAGCCAGTCAAACACAAAAATTCGATCCAGAAGGGGAATATATTCGGCAATGGGTATCAGAATTAAGGTCTGTAGATACAGAATATTTAGTTACTGGGAAAATTCCACCTTTAGAACGTCATGCTGTTGGCTATCCTGACCCAATTGTGGATCATAAAATACAACAAAACCAGTTTAAACTGCGTTATCAACAACAAAAAAATATTAGTGGTGGTGAGTAA
- a CDS encoding MFS transporter — MESKNNSRPILVLFLTVFIDLLGFGIILPILPLYAEQFGAKPNEATLLVAIYSLMQFLFAPLWGRFSDRYGRRPVLLLTLFGSVIAYTGLGFANSLWMLFLARSLAGIMAGNISTAQAYIADITTPANRARGMGIIGAAFGLGFILGPAIGGLLIGSDPDNANFHLPSLFSGGLSLFALLCALMLLPESLNSETKAKMQANRHRRRRLNLLQLSQRPQFCVLVGIYFFVTFAVAAMDSTLALWSKQQLNWGPQQTSYLFAFMGIVSTIVQGGLIGFLKKNFGEIKLLTLGILGLGLGLLLIGFSQSLSLLLVATTLVAWGISVSQPILNSLISQMTAPEEQGQILGIASSCSALARIVGPIWAGISFMKFGSDSPFLSGFLVMIVALFLSLRVTKSASESNKERIA, encoded by the coding sequence ATGGAGAGCAAAAATAATAGCAGACCTATATTGGTCTTATTTTTGACTGTATTTATAGACCTGCTGGGCTTCGGAATTATTCTGCCGATACTGCCTTTGTATGCTGAACAATTCGGCGCAAAACCTAATGAAGCCACTCTACTTGTGGCTATTTATTCTTTAATGCAGTTCTTATTTGCACCATTATGGGGCAGATTTAGCGATCGCTACGGTCGTCGTCCGGTTTTATTACTGACCTTATTCGGTTCTGTAATAGCATACACAGGCTTAGGCTTTGCTAACTCATTATGGATGTTGTTTCTTGCTCGTAGTCTTGCGGGGATTATGGCAGGGAATATTAGTACTGCTCAGGCATACATCGCAGATATTACTACGCCAGCTAATCGAGCCCGTGGTATGGGCATAATCGGAGCAGCTTTTGGTCTTGGCTTCATTCTCGGCCCAGCTATTGGAGGTCTTCTCATCGGGTCAGATCCAGACAACGCTAACTTTCATTTACCGTCGTTGTTCTCAGGTGGATTATCTTTATTTGCATTGCTTTGTGCTTTGATGTTACTTCCTGAATCTCTAAATTCTGAAACTAAAGCCAAGATGCAAGCTAATCGCCACCGCCGGCGACGGCTGAACTTATTACAACTGTCACAGCGTCCACAGTTTTGTGTGCTTGTAGGCATCTACTTTTTTGTTACCTTTGCTGTTGCAGCTATGGACTCTACATTAGCTTTATGGTCTAAGCAGCAATTAAATTGGGGTCCTCAACAAACTAGTTATCTTTTTGCTTTCATGGGGATTGTTAGCACAATCGTTCAAGGAGGACTAATCGGATTCCTCAAGAAAAACTTTGGTGAAATCAAATTACTGACCTTGGGGATATTAGGGTTAGGTTTAGGATTACTGCTAATTGGATTCTCACAAAGCTTAAGTTTATTGTTGGTCGCTACTACACTTGTGGCATGGGGAATTAGTGTTAGTCAACCAATATTGAATAGCCTAATTTCCCAGATGACTGCCCCAGAAGAGCAAGGACAAATATTAGGAATTGCCAGTTCTTGTTCTGCCTTAGCACGCATCGTTGGGCCAATTTGGGCAGGGATTAGTTTTATGAAATTTGGGAGTGATTCTCCTTTTTTGAGCGGATTTTTAGTAATGATAGTAGCTTTGTTTCTTAGTTTACGAGTTACTAAAAGTGCATCTGAATCAAACAAAGAACGTATAGCCTGA
- a CDS encoding DUF4351 domain-containing protein gives MGKPRPSYGGGVVHCFNSKLNSLTQLEDLSEALLDFSTSSDLTKWLNNVVQS, from the coding sequence ATTGGGAAGCCCCGTCCGTCTTACGGCGGCGGGGTAGTTCACTGCTTTAACTCTAAACTCAATTCTCTTACTCAATTAGAAGATTTAAGTGAGGCGCTATTAGATTTTTCCACATCATCTGACTTGACAAAATGGTTAAATAATGTAGTGCAAAGCTGA
- a CDS encoding bluetail domain-containing putative surface protein, which yields MTLTTTYTYDADRKVISEKTDNNSDGIVDSVITYSYNRTYSSIDSNGDGKIDYVETSTYDAKGNWTSYSIDSNGDGKVDYVATFTYDTKGNRTSYSYDSNGDGKVDYVETSTYDAKGNRTSYSYDSNGDGKVDYVETSTYDAKGNVTSYSIDSNGDGKVDFVQTSTYDAKGNQTSSSEDRNGDGKVDYVSTFTYDAKGNQTSFSSDINGDGKVDYVETSTYDAKGNRTSYSYDSNGDGKVDFVQTSTYDAKGNQTSSISDFNGDGKVDRVDTSTYDAKGNVTSFSSEFNGDGKVDYVSTFTYDAKGNRTSYSYDSNGDGKVDSVLTSTYDAKGNRTSYSYDSNGDGKVDYVETSTYDAKGNRTSYSIDSNGDGKVDSVSTSTYDAKGNRTSYSIDSNGDGKVDYVETSTYDAKGNVTSLNLDDNGDGKVDFVSTSTYGRASASYDFNNDGVIDAVGIYSYDFSGKLTSQKIDKNNDGIFDEVTAYSYDANGKLAAQIADKNSDRIPDDITTFNYDRNGKLISADIDKNSDGITDAVATYFYDTNGQLISKTTTDGNVPNITLNGGNGADKLSGGAGKDQISGKNGNDQLLGLAGNDKLVGGNGNDILNGGAGRDILTGGCGADKFVFNSLSDSLLSSFDKITDLNISQDKIDGLYAVSAANLVQLGKVASLNLSDIQQILTVTDFVAKGAATFTLGTGNHQQTFLALNDNTNGFSALTDAVIEISGYKGSLNNLAVV from the coding sequence ATGACCTTAACCACAACTTACACTTACGATGCCGATCGCAAAGTGATATCTGAGAAGACAGACAACAACAGTGATGGGATAGTAGACTCCGTTATTACCTACAGCTATAACCGGACATACAGCAGCATTGATAGCAACGGCGACGGCAAAATTGATTATGTCGAAACCTCTACTTATGATGCCAAGGGCAACTGGACATCCTATAGCATTGATAGCAACGGCGACGGCAAAGTTGATTATGTCGCAACCTTTACTTATGATACCAAGGGCAACCGGACATCCTATAGCTATGACAGCAACGGCGACGGCAAAGTTGATTATGTCGAAACCTCTACTTATGATGCCAAGGGCAACCGGACATCCTATAGCTATGACAGCAACGGCGACGGCAAAGTTGATTATGTCGAAACCTCTACTTATGATGCCAAGGGCAACGTGACATCCTATAGCATTGATAGCAACGGCGACGGCAAAGTTGATTTTGTCCAAACCTCTACTTATGATGCCAAGGGCAACCAGACATCCTCTAGCGAAGACAGGAACGGCGACGGCAAAGTTGATTATGTCTCAACTTTTACTTATGATGCCAAGGGCAACCAGACATCCTTTAGCAGTGACATCAACGGCGACGGCAAAGTTGATTATGTCGAAACCTCTACTTATGATGCCAAGGGCAACCGGACATCCTATAGCTATGACAGCAACGGCGACGGCAAAGTTGATTTTGTCCAAACCTCTACTTATGATGCCAAGGGCAACCAGACATCCTCGATCAGTGACTTTAACGGCGACGGCAAAGTTGATCGTGTCGACACCTCTACTTATGATGCCAAGGGCAACGTGACATCCTTTAGCAGTGAATTTAACGGCGACGGCAAAGTTGATTATGTCTCAACTTTTACTTATGATGCCAAGGGCAACCGGACATCCTATAGCTATGACAGCAACGGCGACGGCAAAGTTGATTCTGTCTTAACCTCTACTTATGATGCCAAGGGCAACCGGACATCCTATAGCTATGACAGCAACGGCGACGGCAAAGTTGATTATGTCGAAACCTCTACTTATGATGCCAAGGGCAACCGGACATCCTATAGCATTGATAGCAACGGCGACGGCAAAGTTGATTCTGTCTCAACCTCTACTTATGATGCCAAGGGCAACCGGACATCCTATAGCATTGATAGCAACGGCGACGGCAAAGTTGATTATGTCGAAACCTCTACTTATGATGCCAAGGGCAACGTGACATCCCTGAACCTTGACGACAACGGCGACGGCAAAGTTGATTTTGTCTCAACCTCTACTTATGGACGCGCATCCGCTAGCTATGACTTCAACAATGATGGTGTAATTGATGCAGTTGGCATCTACAGCTACGATTTTAGCGGCAAGCTGACATCACAAAAAATTGACAAAAATAATGATGGCATCTTTGATGAAGTCACCGCTTACAGTTACGACGCTAACGGCAAACTCGCTGCACAGATTGCTGACAAAAATAGCGATCGCATCCCTGACGACATTACGACTTTCAACTACGATCGCAATGGCAAACTAATTTCCGCAGATATTGACAAAAATAGTGATGGCATTACTGATGCAGTTGCCACTTATTTTTATGATACCAATGGTCAATTAATCAGCAAAACCACTACAGACGGAAATGTGCCAAACATTACCTTAAACGGTGGTAACGGTGCAGATAAACTCAGTGGTGGGGCTGGTAAGGATCAAATTTCTGGCAAAAACGGCAACGATCAACTCCTTGGATTAGCCGGAAATGACAAGCTAGTCGGTGGTAATGGTAATGACATCCTCAATGGTGGTGCTGGGCGTGATATTCTCACAGGCGGTTGTGGCGCTGATAAATTTGTGTTTAACAGCCTGAGTGATTCGCTGCTGTCTAGCTTTGATAAAATAACTGACTTGAATATTTCTCAAGATAAAATTGATGGGCTGTATGCAGTTAGCGCTGCTAATTTAGTTCAACTTGGCAAAGTTGCAAGTCTAAATCTCTCGGATATACAACAGATATTGACTGTCACTGATTTTGTCGCTAAAGGTGCGGCAACTTTTACCCTTGGTACAGGCAATCATCAGCAGACTTTTCTGGCACTCAACGATAATACTAATGGATTCTCTGCCCTCACGGATGCTGTGATTGAGATTAGTGGCTACAAAGGTAGCTTGAATAATTTAGCAGTTGTCTAA
- a CDS encoding cupin domain-containing protein encodes MANLLLDDGTIESDLGEIARELAPFGIQLRHYDPGTSLLFPNLLSQDVLTESEKRYCVELHNSVFEFLQQENGAIWCDLLNVHPGSFNLHHLIATYSRYHTHPAPEPLYVLAGEMIYGFVRPDGSQVQLLVQAQDYLYIPAEVEHWCSPSASLNFKAVRYFAIAEGWVPNYTGTQVSDSLNKPS; translated from the coding sequence ATGGCTAACCTACTACTTGATGACGGTACGATTGAGAGCGATTTAGGCGAAATAGCTCGTGAACTTGCGCCTTTTGGCATTCAACTCAGACACTACGACCCAGGAACATCGCTACTCTTCCCCAATCTGTTAAGCCAGGACGTTTTAACTGAGTCTGAGAAACGTTATTGTGTAGAACTCCATAACAGCGTTTTTGAATTTCTTCAGCAAGAAAATGGTGCTATCTGGTGTGACTTGCTAAATGTGCATCCAGGTTCCTTTAATCTTCACCATCTGATAGCAACCTACAGCCGTTACCATACTCATCCTGCGCCTGAACCCCTCTACGTGTTAGCAGGAGAAATGATCTATGGCTTTGTACGACCTGATGGCAGTCAGGTACAGCTTTTAGTTCAGGCACAAGACTATCTTTACATCCCCGCCGAGGTTGAGCATTGGTGCAGTCCAAGTGCGTCGTTGAATTTCAAAGCAGTACGCTATTTTGCAATAGCCGAGGGTTGGGTTCCCAATTATACGGGTACTCAAGTTAGTGATTCACTCAACAAGCCAAGTTAA